The following proteins come from a genomic window of Diorhabda carinulata isolate Delta chromosome X, icDioCari1.1, whole genome shotgun sequence:
- the LOC130902220 gene encoding beta-sarcoglycan produces MDYRSTSPQSSDPFSEEMETESVKEKAILTRPKFNSTNFKSGYMPVENIKPGMTGRKTFAFWTLLVLLFILVIGNLILTVTIIGVLKLGQGMQSIELVPEYEGIKFYGETNLDHIYKRDGKVESFQDEPMEITSRNSPIIMNLVKNGRGAMRTKIDPNETHFRGLNYFEINNTERETIFTVNNPTYENLKYATNLRSKLVNTNRIRSPIDEKLTVDSETMNIRGSEGTNINSEKLTWSADDDIHLTSSNGSIVLLGKEGVFIDLNKVPVARLNNNYITSQFKICVCMPLGKLFRIPIANPNDRVYCDHVSLEPQYNPCI; encoded by the exons ATGGATTATCGATCCACCTCCCCACAATCTTCAGATCCATTTTCCGAGGAAATGGAAACGGAATCCGTGAAGGAAAAAGCAATATTAACTAGGCCAAAATTCAATAGCACGAATTTTAAATCGGGATATATGCCTGTGGAAAACATTAAACCAGGAATGACCGGACGAAAAACGTTTGCGTTTTGGACTTTACTggtattattgtttattttggttATTGGAAATCTAATTCTTACTGTTACGATTATCGGAGTGCTGAAATTAGGACAAG GTATGCAAAGTATTGAGCTGGTACCAGAATATGAAGGCATCAAATTTTATGGAGAAACAAATTTGGATCATATCTACAAACGCGACGGTAAAGTGGAAAGTTTCCAAGATGAACCAATGGAGATAACTTCGAGGAATAGTCCTATTATTATGAACTTAGTGAAGAATGGAAGAGGAGCAATGAGAACTAAAATAGATCCAAACGAAACGCATTTCAGAGGAttgaattatttcgaaattaacaATACAGAAAGAGAAACTATTTTTACTGTTAATAATCCGACTTACGAAAATCTTAAGTACGCCACTAATTTAAGATCAAAACTTGTTAATACCAATAGGATAAGAAGTCCCATAGATGAAAAATTGACTGTAGATAGTGAAACAATGAATATTCGTGGTTCCGAAGGTACAAACATAAATAGTGAAAAGTTAACTTGGTCAGCCGATGATGACATACACTTGACAAGTTCAAATGGTTCTATAGTTTTATTAGGAAAAGAAGGAGTATTTATAGATTTGAATAAAGTTCCCGTGGCAAGacttaacaataattatataactTCTCAATTCAAGATTTGCGTCTGTATGCCGCTAGGAAAACTTTTTAGGATTCCTATAGCAAACCCTAACGATAGGGTTTATTGTGATCATGTTAGCCTCGAACCCCAGTACAACCCCTGCATTTAg
- the LOC130902219 gene encoding interleukin enhancer-binding factor 2 homolog: MARGGMRGRGGMNRSVGGRPPFKVKMFLPRHPFDLALCESSFPRTKAAPDDSAFTQALLKRNADLSPTPHEQTAILNLVTKIQTVLDNLVVAPGNFDACQLDEVRQVGSFKKGTMLAGHNIADIVVILKTLPTREAVEALGNKVRDDLRNLMKNEIVQKGEQLQHTTNERGIEISNAFACVRVMVTTVHHNIRKLDPEIHLDQKIMLSHLAAIRHSRWFEENAHHSSIKVLIRLLRDVRNRNEGFEPLTPWMLDLLAHFAIMHNPSRQALPLNVAFRRVFQLLAAGLFLPGSAGITDPCEGVSLRIHTAMTLEQQDICCLTAQSVVRVLAHGGYKHILGLEGNANIAQELTVWDGIVVSPLDKAYENPPEKKDGDEDEDMEADGDENMETQDA; the protein is encoded by the exons ATGGCTAGAGGTGGAATGCGTGGTCGAGGCGGCATGAATCGAAGCGTCGGTGGACGTCCTCCATTTAAAGTAAAGATGTTTTTGCCTAGACATCCCTTCGATTTGGCCCTTTGTGAATCATCATTTCCCCGTACGAAAGCAGCCCCTGACGACTCGGCGTTTACACAAGCTCTCTTGAAGCGAAATGCAGATTTATCTCCTACACCTCATGAACAAACCGCTATTTTAAATCTTGTCACCAAAATTCAAACAGTTTTGGACAACTTGGTTGTGGCACCTGGAAATTTCGATGCTTGT CAACTTGATGAAGTTCGACAAGTGGGTTCTTTTAAGAAGGGAACCATGCTTGCTGGTCACAACATTGCAGACATAGTTGTTATTCTCAAAACACTTCCAACTAGAGAAGCGGTAGAAGCATTGGGTAACAAAGTACGTGATGATCTTCGTAAtcttatgaaaaatgaaattgttcaaAAGGGAGAACAGCTTCAACACACTACGAATGAAAGGGGAATCGAAATCAGCAATGCATTTGCTTGTGTCAGAGTAATGGTTACCACGGTACAtcataatataagaaaattggaTCCTGAAATTCATTTGGATCAAAAAATCATGTTGAGTCATCTAGCAGCAATTCGTCATAGTAGATGGTTTGAAGAAAATGCTCATCATTCGTCTATTAAAGTTCTGATTCGTTTATTGAGAGACGTTCGGAATCGAAATGAAGGTTTTGAACCTTTGACACCTTGGATGTTAGATCTTTTAGCTCATTTTGCTATAATGCACAATCCAAGTAGGCAAGCTTTACCATTAAATGTTGCTTTCCGAAGGGTCTTCCAGCTTCTCGCTGCTGGTCTCTTCCTCCCAGGTTCAGCAGGTATTACAGACCCGTGTGAAGGTGTTAGCCTTAGAATACACACAGCAATGACATTAGAACAACAAGATATATGTTGTTTAACAGCCCAATCTGTAGTTAGAGTGTTAGCTCACGGAGGCTATAAACATATCCTTGGTTTGGAAGGTAATGCTAACATAGCCCAAGAGTTGACAGTTTGGGATGGAATTGTAGTTTCTCCATTAGACAAAGCTTATGAAAATCCACCAGAAAAGAAAGATGGAGATGAAGATGAGGATATGGAGGCAGATGGagatgaaaatatggaaactcaAGATGCAtag